A single Bombus huntii isolate Logan2020A unplaced genomic scaffold, iyBomHunt1.1 ctg00000141.1, whole genome shotgun sequence DNA region contains:
- the LOC126877265 gene encoding katanin p60 ATPase-containing subunit A-like 2 isoform X4: MNGDLSMQGSMNKIFYNLRKKEESRISERHRNILYLVCDYLEHNGNQWTSWKEKAKPNLKIRHRYIDISDVLFREARLSPEHRVCDNIDLEIIVAEYENYYKMKFQKYPILCKKITGREMTREVTNASKTVCRSIETKAKSFSKQARSEPVKETNLQQKITDDNTNHINLAMTVTSIFPNESDGRSSEELFNVPMEQSMQSKILKCIEKLYSDNTELRKIAEDVSCA; the protein is encoded by the exons atgaacggtgatttatcgatgcaaggtagtatgaataagatattttataatctgcgaaaaaag gagGAGAGTCGTATTTCGGAACGTCATCGCAACATATTATACCTTGTATGTGATTATTTGGAACACAATGG aaatcagTGGACATCGTGGAAAGAGAAGGCGAaaccaaatttgaaaattcgacatcg GTATATAGACATTAGCGATGTATTATTCCGGGAAGCTCGTCTGTCTCCCGAACATCGGGTCTGCGACAACatcgatttggaaattatcgttgcagagtatgaaaattattacaagatgaaatttcaaaaatatcccatattgtgtaagaaaataactggaagggaaatgacgagggaagtgacaaatgcaagcaaaac TGTTTGTAGAAGTATTGAGACAAAAGCCAAATCTTTTAGTAAACAAGCGAGAAGTGAGCCTGTGAAAGAGACGAATCTACAGCAGAAGATAACTGATGACAATACGAATCATATTAATCTCGCAATGACAGTGACGTCAATATTCCCCAATGAGAGTGATGGACGTTCATCAGAAGAGCTATTTAACGTCCCAATGGAACAATCCATGCaatcgaagatattgaaatgcaTTGAAAAGCTTTATTCAGATAATACGGAATTACGAAAGATTGCTGAGGACGTCTCATGC